A genomic segment from Thermostichus lividus PCC 6715 encodes:
- a CDS encoding molybdopterin molybdotransferase MoeA: MPLISVNTAAALIRQHLPDWGTEIVSLSTLHPRILAEPILSDRPYPPIDRIMMDGIALNWQHYDAGQRTFPILGTVAAGDVPPPLSDPSACFEVMTGAALPQGCDLVIPYEALEIKEGIASIRHPEPWLPYQFVHRCGSDAPAGAVILPAGTPLHSPAWGILASVGHTQVRVKRYPRTQLIATGNELVAPEQTPNPHQLRLSNTYALAAALQRQGYSQVSLTHLPDDPQRLAQHYQAASQTHDLLIYCGGVSKGKFDYLPQLWQQQGVQQYIHGVAQRPGKPLWFGIDHQRQTAVFGLPGNPVSSLVCLHRYLLETPVLYARLAAPVHFEKPLAYFLPVKLETTQNAELVAHPRPMQNSGDFLALADTDGFVELPAEQQTFAAGECYRYIPWS; encoded by the coding sequence ATGCCCTTAATCAGCGTCAACACTGCTGCGGCACTTATTCGGCAGCATTTACCCGATTGGGGAACGGAAATCGTGTCCTTGAGTACCCTGCACCCTCGGATACTCGCAGAACCAATTCTTAGCGATCGCCCCTATCCCCCCATTGACCGGATTATGATGGATGGCATTGCCCTGAATTGGCAGCATTATGACGCTGGCCAGCGAACCTTTCCAATTCTTGGCACTGTGGCAGCCGGGGATGTGCCACCGCCCTTGAGCGATCCTAGCGCCTGTTTTGAAGTCATGACAGGAGCGGCTCTGCCCCAGGGCTGTGATTTAGTGATTCCCTACGAAGCCCTAGAGATCAAAGAGGGCATAGCGTCTATCCGACACCCTGAGCCATGGCTGCCCTACCAGTTTGTCCACCGCTGTGGCAGTGATGCCCCTGCCGGAGCCGTTATTTTGCCTGCTGGCACTCCTCTTCACAGTCCAGCGTGGGGGATTCTTGCCTCTGTGGGGCACACTCAAGTGAGGGTCAAACGTTATCCGCGCACCCAACTGATTGCCACCGGCAATGAACTGGTGGCACCGGAGCAAACACCCAACCCCCATCAATTGCGGCTCTCTAACACCTATGCCCTTGCGGCAGCATTGCAGCGCCAAGGCTACTCCCAAGTGAGTCTGACCCATCTGCCGGATGATCCCCAACGGTTAGCGCAGCACTACCAAGCAGCCAGCCAAACCCATGATTTACTCATCTATTGCGGTGGCGTGTCCAAAGGCAAATTTGATTATTTACCGCAGCTGTGGCAGCAACAGGGGGTGCAGCAATATATCCATGGGGTAGCGCAGCGACCGGGAAAACCGCTGTGGTTTGGGATCGATCATCAACGTCAAACGGCTGTTTTTGGCCTGCCCGGAAACCCCGTCTCTAGCTTGGTCTGCTTGCATCGGTATCTGCTAGAAACACCCGTACTCTACGCTCGCTTAGCTGCACCCGTTCATTTTGAAAAACCCTTAGCCTACTTTTTACCCGTTAAACTAGAAACCACCCAAAATGCTGAACTGGTCGCTCACCCGCGCCCCATGCAAAACTCTGGTGATTTCTTGGCCTTAGCCGATACAGATGGCTTTGTTGAACTGCCAGCAGAGCAGCAGACATTTGCCGCAGGGGAGTGTTACCGCTATATCCCTTGGAGTTAA
- a CDS encoding 3-deoxy-7-phosphoheptulonate synthase, translating into MPQTFDLHVVETRPLLTPATLLADLPLHESQATLVATTRDRIRDILQGRDRRLLVIVGPCSIHDVNAALEYGDKLTAVRDRLSDSLEIVMRVYFEKPRTSVGWKGLINDPHLDGSYDINTGLRLARQLLLNLASMGMPAATELLDPIIPQYIADVVSWTAIGARTTESQTHRQMASGLSMPVGFKNGTDGHLDSAINAMIAAQQSHHFLGINADGLASIVATTGNPDTHLVLRGGKDGPNYSAAHIEMAAALLERKGLSPRLMVDCSHANAAKDAQRQVVVCNNIAQQVQQNSRYLAGVMIESHLKAGNQPIPQDLSQLVYGQSITDPCVDFATTVDMLEQLAAAVGSQLVNYS; encoded by the coding sequence ATGCCGCAAACGTTTGATCTTCACGTTGTTGAGACGCGACCCTTGTTGACCCCCGCTACCCTGCTGGCGGACTTGCCACTTCATGAATCCCAAGCCACCCTTGTGGCCACGACTCGCGATCGCATTCGGGATATTCTCCAAGGGCGCGATCGCCGCCTCTTGGTCATTGTGGGGCCGTGCTCCATCCACGATGTGAACGCCGCCCTTGAGTACGGCGACAAACTCACCGCTGTGCGCGATCGCCTCAGCGATAGCCTAGAAATTGTCATGCGGGTCTATTTTGAAAAACCCCGCACCTCCGTGGGGTGGAAAGGGCTGATTAACGATCCACACCTCGACGGTAGCTACGACATTAACACGGGGTTGCGCTTGGCGCGGCAGTTGCTGTTGAACCTTGCCAGCATGGGGATGCCCGCCGCCACCGAACTCCTCGACCCCATTATTCCCCAGTACATTGCCGATGTTGTCAGTTGGACAGCGATTGGGGCGCGCACCACTGAAAGCCAAACCCACCGCCAAATGGCCTCCGGCCTATCCATGCCTGTGGGCTTCAAAAATGGTACCGATGGTCACCTAGACTCTGCCATTAACGCCATGATTGCGGCTCAGCAGTCTCACCATTTTCTGGGGATTAATGCCGATGGTTTAGCCAGTATTGTGGCCACAACCGGTAACCCCGATACCCATCTGGTGCTGCGGGGGGGCAAAGACGGCCCCAATTATTCCGCCGCCCACATTGAAATGGCCGCTGCCCTCTTAGAGCGCAAGGGGCTGAGTCCTCGCCTAATGGTGGATTGCAGCCATGCCAACGCGGCCAAAGATGCACAACGGCAGGTTGTGGTGTGTAACAACATTGCCCAGCAAGTGCAGCAAAACTCCCGTTATCTGGCGGGAGTGATGATTGAAAGCCACCTGAAGGCAGGTAACCAACCAATTCCCCAAGATCTATCGCAGTTAGTGTATGGGCAAAGCATTACTGACCCTTGCGTGGATTTTGCCACAACGGTGGACATGCTAGAGCAATTAGCCGCAGCGGTGGGGTCGCAACTAGTAAACTACTCCTAG